One region of Thermodesulfobacteriota bacterium genomic DNA includes:
- a CDS encoding PEP/pyruvate-binding domain-containing protein codes for MAQYVYTFGGDGADGNGKMKELLGGKGANLAEMCLLGIPVPAGFTITTEVCNYYQAHGRTYPATLEAEVDAALARVAQVMGRRFGDPADPLLLSVRSGARASMPGMMETVLNVGLCSATIPGLIARSGNPRFVYDAYRRLIMMYSDVVMEKAAGVEPAEGQGVRVQLEHRMEALKKARGCTSDTQLTAGDLEALCGEFRELVRRVLGVPFPDDAREQL; via the coding sequence ATGGCACAATACGTATACACCTTCGGCGGCGACGGGGCGGACGGCAACGGGAAGATGAAGGAGCTCCTGGGGGGCAAGGGGGCGAACCTGGCCGAGATGTGCCTCTTGGGCATCCCGGTGCCCGCGGGGTTCACCATCACCACCGAGGTCTGCAACTACTACCAGGCCCACGGACGCACCTACCCGGCTACCCTGGAAGCCGAGGTGGACGCCGCCCTGGCGCGGGTGGCCCAGGTGATGGGGCGCCGCTTCGGCGACCCGGCCGACCCGCTGCTCCTGAGCGTGCGCAGCGGGGCACGGGCGTCCATGCCGGGGATGATGGAGACCGTGCTCAACGTGGGCCTGTGCTCGGCCACGATCCCGGGCCTGATCGCCCGCAGCGGCAACCCCCGGTTCGTCTACGACGCCTATCGGCGCCTCATCATGATGTACTCCGACGTGGTGATGGAGAAGGCCGCCGGGGTGGAGCCCGCGGAGGGGCAGGGGGTCCGGGTCCAGCTCGAGCACCGCATGGAGGCCCTGAAGAAGGCCCGGGGGTGCACCTCCGACACCCAGCTCACCGCCGGGGATCTGGAGGCCCTGTGCGGCGAGTTCCGGGAGCTGGTGCGAAGGGTGCTCGGCGTGCCCTTTCCCGACGACGCCCGCGAGCAGCTCT